The segment cctggtgcacagcttccattcactttaaccttcttttaaaagtatcttttacaacaccaactcagcttttccaaactaagtgttttgaacgcaccaatatgggacatcagatccggtcataacatccaggccgggtttggggtgttacaatgaaggTAGTCTTTCCCATgtcctcaggatgcatctttatctgattgtatcctgagaTGTCATCCATGAAGAAGAACAATGAGTAGCCCGCCGTGTTATCCACTAGAGTATCAATGTGAGGCAAGGGGAAGTTGTCTTTTGGGCTAGCCTTATTTAAGTCTCTATAAtcaacgcacattcgtactttcccaTATTTTTTAGGAATAGGTACAATGTTGGCTACTCATTCCGAGTATTTGACCACCCGTAGGAATCTAgcatcaaattgtttcttgacttcctattttatttttaggaCAACGTCTAGCCTCATCCTTCGAAGTTTCTACTGAATTGGCTTGCAATCTTCTTTTATGGGAAGATGATGTACTACAATATTGGTGCTCAACCCAGGCTTATCCTGGtaggaccatgcgaagacatctttaAATTCTTGAAGCAACCCAACAAGGTCTCCCTTTGTTTCTTCGGTTATGCACGTTCTGATTCTTACAGCTTTTCCTTCTTCCAAAGTCACCACCTCCACTGTCTCTTTATATGGAAGAATTTGCttttcctcttgttctaccatccttaacaagtcCCGAGATAAGTCACAATctttgtcatcttcaaagtcctgagatccctctaaacacatgtcttgctccaAAAGTGATTCTGAGTCAGTAGCAGCGTCACTCATGACATTGATATCCAGGGACCTATTATAGGTAcaaaaatatacaaagaatgaatgaatttaagaattatAGTTtgcatggtatgattatgaaGGAATGATTGAATAAAGTCTAAAAGGACCAAGATAATTACTCCGacggaaagaataaaaaaattacttgtggaaagaatgaaagaatatttgctcaaaatgtTAGCAAAAATGTaattcattgaaataatgatgtttgaacataagcctatttcacaaagaaattcttattgcctctaggcttaaagcaataAGATTGTTTTAAACATTACTCTGAATAAGCTCTAAATACTACAGGAATGTCTTCTGCAGTCCAGTTGCCTAGAACACTCCCAGGTTCATAAGGACGAATATCTGACAAAGTCCCCTCTTCAGTTGCTTATTCGAATATGGCATTGATGTGCATATCTTTCAAATTTTCTTCGATGTATTTTTTCTTCGATGTCCTTCGTTCGAGATGAATAATCCCTCCCGATACAAAAGTCTTCGATATGTGAGGGATTATCATGGGTTCCCACTTGATTTCTTCACCACTCAATCGTGCCTTTCTTCTCTCCTGCCTTTTTTTCTAATTCTTTTTTCCTTTGTCTTGCATCTGGCCTGAACCCTAAACCAAAACGGTCACATTTGTCTTTCAACATCGGAACTTCAATTCTTCCCTGGAGATGTCTTCCAAGCCCTTTTCCTGGTAAAGCTCCTTTTCCTACTATCAACTGTAGACCCATCCTCGTAGTTTTGGATATTTTCGATGCTGGAATCTTGCTCTCTTCAGTGATGAATGTTGCATTTACAAACTCTAAGGACCGAAAAGAACATTCAATTACTTCATCATCTATTTCCAAATATGATGCATCACTACTTACAGCTGCAATGATATCCTCTTCAGTATTTATTGTTATCAATCGACCCTCTGATACTAACTTCAACTTCTAATGCAACGATGAAGGCACTACCCCTACTGAATGTATCCAAGGTCTTCCTAACAGGCATTTGTATGAGGGTTTGATATCCAAAACTAAAAAGTCCACCTCATATGTAGTTGGGCTAATCAACAAAGGTATTTCTATTCTTTCCATGACTGTTCTTTCTGTGCCATCGAATGCAGACAAGGGCAATCTATTTAATGTAGACAAGGGCAATACATTCAATGCCGACTCATTGTCTATCAAGACTCCTGGTAATGTGTATCCTTTGTATCTGGTAGTGATGTGCAGGGCTTTAGTAGACCCCATACCTCCAGGTGGTATTTCGTCATtgttgaagaagatgaaattATTAGCACTTATGTTATTAACCAGCTGATCCAACTTATTGACAGAGATATCATTAGTCACGTACGTCTCATTTAGCACTTTCATCAATGCATTTCGATGGACCTCTGAACTTAGGAGCAAAGCTAGTATAGATATGCGAGCTTGTTGTTAATGTAACTATTCCACCACGCTATATTCACTATGTTTCAGAAATTTCAGGAATTCCTTAGCTTCCTCCTCTTTCACTGGTTCATTAACAGGCTACTCAGACTCAGCagcttttcctttcttttgttcCACTATTGGAGCTTTTCCTTTTACAGGTTCTGTTTGGGCATTCACCAAATCATAGCGTCTTCCACTACGCGTATGAGAACCTATATCTTGATCCTCCTTAGCTGAACTCTCCTTCCCTGGGATTGTCACATTACAATCATAATTCCATGGGACCCTTTTGTTGTCTTTGTAAGAGAAAACTACTGGTTTCTGAATTATAACCTTCGGTGCCATTTGAATTCCTACTTTATTTTTCGGACGTGAAATGATGACCACAGGATAACTGACCTTTGGGCCCTTCGACGTTGATTCTGACGTGCATATACACCCCTCCTCTTTAGCATCTTCATAAAATTCTATCTCATTGTTGTCCATCAGGCCCTGAATCAAAGCTCTGAACTCTTCACATTCTTGAATTCCGTGACCCTCTTCATGATGGAATTCGCAGTAGCTCTCTATCCCTCTGCCGCTCCTTTCTGGATCCGAAATAACTAATCCCCTTTTTACCATCTTCTTCCAGACCCATTTTAAAGGAGTTTTTACTTCTGTAATTTCTGCCTTGATCTTTCTCCCCATATTTTCACTTATTGAATTTACCTCACCATCAGTGTGATTAGGTAACTGATTTTCTGCACTGGGTGCATTATCAAACTTCACAATGCCCACTTTAATAAGTCTTTCAACTACTGAATGGTAGTCATATTGAGCGTTTGCATCGTACCATTTGCGGTATGGGGGTTGTAATGGCTTTAAGTAAAAAGTGGCCACCACATGTGCATTGAATAAACTTTGATACAACTCCCTATATGACATTGGGATAGGTGTAAATTGAAGCTTCTCAGTATTTTGCTTTGTGCCGGACTCTTGTCTTAACGAACCTTGACTCCCAGTAGTCACTGCTCTCGGCTGATTAATGATAAACGATTTTGAGTACGCCATGTTCGAATTGTTCACCTAGTTTTCCTTTTTCCGCAGGGTTGACCTTTTGGTATTTTCCTTTGCCTCTATCCTTCCGCTTCTTATTACATTCTCGATCATTTATCCAGTCATTACCATGTCTGAGAAGCTTTTTGTGGCGCTTCCCAGCATGTGTAATGAACGGGGCCTTTAAATTGTTGATAAAGAGCATCGTGGTTTCTTTTTCTAAAAGCGGCAGCTGAACTTGTATGGTAACTTCTCTCCATCTTTGCCCATATTGTCTGAAATTTTCATTTgatttcttctccatattctgaAGAGTAATTCTGTCAGGAGTCATATCTGTCACATGGCTATACTGCTTCATGAACGCTTGTGCCAAATATTTCAATGAACTAATCCTGGTACGActcagttgattataccacttAGATGTTGCCCCCACTAAACTATCTTGGAAGCAATGGATCAGTAGTTGATTGTTGTTAACATACCCAGTCATTCTTCTGCAAAACAAGGTAATATGAGCTTCAGGGCAGCTCGttccattgtacttctcaaattctggcattttgaactTGGGGGAAAGGACtaagtctgggaccaaacttagATCCTTAGTGTCAATTCCATGATGACTATAAGTGATTTCCATTACTCTGAATATTTCCTCCAGCCATTTACACCATTCTTCTAATTGCTTTTGTGATTCTATCCTTGCATTTTCCTCTTCCGTAACTTTATCCAAATTAGGAACAAGTGGATAATTCGAGTTATTAGCAGGGTTAGAGCCTGAGCCAGCTTGAAAATTCATTGGTATCGAAGCTCCAGCCTGAATCTCTTAAGGCCTGATCGTAACAGATGGTCTCTGTGGGTTTATCTCAGGTTGTGTCTGTGCATATGTTGGAGTAAAACCAGGAGGATATTAAAGGTCTTCGTTATTTTCCCCAATATTTTCCATGGGGCCTTTCCCTTTGTCCATCTTCCCCACTAGCAGTTAGGACAATTGAGCCATCATGTTTCTTTGGGACTCCATTATTTGATCCATCATTTCTTGCTAGATCTTAGCTAGCTACTCGTATCTGCGTCTACATTTGCTCCTGCATGTCCTTTTACATTTGCTCCAATTTTTCTAGTCTTTTGTCAATTGAATTGGTTTTTTTCCTTGTGCCATAGGGGTGTGTACTTGGTTGGTTtttgttggtttccagattactaaaataattttttaattaattagaatgtgacagcccaaaattgaccctagtcgggatgtggtttcgggaccacaaaaccgaggcataaaaataatttaaaatttattttgatgcctatgatatgtgttaatttgtgtgtgacatttttgatgtttcgatttagtgttataaatgcgaatttcactagaaaggacctagtagtgaactttgaaagtatgatggggaaatgtgtgatgactagttgctcatgcatgcaaaaataaggatttgtatgtcaaatttccccaacatgaagtggccggccatggcaagagaggatgggcaaaacatgtcatgaaacatgttttgttggtgcattagggagaaataataaacaaaggtgtatgggtaagaaaagaatgaaaaaaatgtgtgtgagtgtggtattcccctattgccgtgagttgtagagaaagaaagaaaaattttgttcatcctttctttgagccaaaactaaggaagaaggaggatttttgcttcatgcttggtttggaagagatctagaaggagatttggctaagtttgcatcaagattaaggtatgtatgaggttgtgttaggagtttcatgcatgttttggttgctaacttgatgtgcatgttagccatggctcaaatctttgttatgccatggaaatggtatttggccaaagttgttatggtgataaagccattgcatgctaagtgtgaagcttgatgatgatgcatgcaatgatggattgtctacttttgagtaagattttgagttttcttttgtttaatcatgattgaagttgaaaagggcatgattgtcatattcgccatgatgcattcatgagcatggttcatgcttcttgcatgttagttaaaatttgtgttttggatggctatggacaccttgaaattcgccatgctcatatatgtatatatatgtttgcacatgatgttttggttatgaactaagtgatgaatatggttgtttaaagaagaagatgttgaagaatgattgtgaaattgcaagcacattcgcctagcacacatatgagtgcttgatgctatattataagttttgagctacaatatgcaaagcattaactagtaaaatgcatgctgtttttgtgaggtattaagtgcataattggcctcaacatgtacatgaatattcggccttgggtagcctattgaaggccttagcttttccttgatgctcgaataaattgtattgaattgcttgatgtagtataaaatgtgcatgaccattgtgtattcaagctaaagagtggccatatgaccatttaaactccttgtcatattcgccataagctagcacaatgaggttttaataaattgaatttgtttgaattagctcaagagctaagagggccacaattggacaagggaaggaaaagtgatcgaatagccgtaaaagccgctcgacaacatccgaggtaagtcctcaagaagtgaccttacttgaattatgtggaatgaaatatggatgtattgattattgatttatgtgtatgagtattcgaataatgcccggctaagtcccggcgattatgctagtgattataattgtgtttgagccttagtaacgagaatgaaatatgtatgtccaatgattattgatgtatgtgtgcatgagaaattgaatgatatccggctaagcccaagacaattatgttgaaattatatccggttaagaccaaggcaattgtgctagtggctacatccggctaagaccaaggcattcgtgcgagacattctatccggctaagaccaaggcatttgtgcacgtggttatatccggttatattcaagaatcttgggctggaggtgagtgttggttgctgtaataaattcaattagtacactcgagaagcccaaagaataaggtacgcttatatgtgcattgaaagtcgacatgtttgagcaacattcgctcaatcgactaatgaatttcagttattgaattgattgatactttgtgaaagtatataatgatgaagtgtgaagtaagaatgtgtattaatgaaatgatgcatttggctatgtgaatgtattgctgtaattagagttgattatattccttgagacttactaagtataaaaatgcttacccctgctgttttggctctctgctttatagatttcgccgatagcaatcggattcgggatcaataaagtcaagtcatccacactatcaacgcctctattttggtataaattttggttgaactttgaaatggcatgtataggactaccccttgttggttaaatatgttgtgatgtatttgtgtacggccatgcgaaaatggctcgtaaaagtgaagtatcgacttagactatttgcggtttgtatatgtatatatttggtgtcatgatgtgaccatggattgaaatgggaatgttggtcacatgatcagccattggcatggttaaaatgatcatatatgaacctatgtatggcaagactagttggttcatggagactaccaaataggtaagacctaccttaaaacagatgctgccagctgcagtgacgtgaatgtgaaaaatcaccaaaatttgtaggaatggtattaaatagtgaataagctatttaaatgaaccttggtgagtctattttcatatggaagaaacgaaatggtcataggagttacatgttaagagatattaaagctattgtgagacagggccagaacggtttctgggtcccctgttgcaactttaaaaattttctataaattatccagaaagaattaggagtcatgccttatatgtacagattccattttgagtctagtttcattagaaacaaacggcaccagtattaaagttctgtacagtgagatattcaagttgtaacgcgtgaaggtcagagcagtcgatccctgtaacatgggtgactttaactaataaactgtaccaattggcccgaccaaaaattctagaaataaatccatggatggatacatgagtctaaattcagggaaaatttacgaaaccagttttcgagttttgaaactcgagatatgatttttaaggcgacggtgacgcagttttccagcctgactggaaatgtcaaattggtgggcaaaacaagtgaacttggtttgttaacccctcgtgtccgacaccggcgatggtctcgggttcggggtgttacatagaatcTTTTTATTgcctttaatgcatatgatgtaatgtaatgcaaatgcatgaatgcaaaggaggcatcaattttgattcaattccatttagaaaactttactagaaaataaaattctttacataaaactAAGTTACAAATAAGACTTCGCCCTAATGCTTAGAGCCTTAATTTTCCCAAGCAACGGGGCTAGCTCCTGCCCCCTATCTGACTCCTACTCGTACTTCACGCTCAGTATGTCTGCTTGTACCGCTAAAGCTTGCAAGTAATTGGTTACCTCCCAAATCTGGGTTACGACTTCTCCCATAATGTAATCTCAATTTTTGACTTGGTCTTGCGAATGGTAAAGCTGTTCCTTCCAACGCTCATCACTTACTTCGAAAAACTCAATCCACATCTCATAGCTTTGTAATGACGCTTctaattcttctatttttctttttatttcttctacCTTACTCAAGTTTGTTCTCAACTCCATTGCTGTATTACGGCTTCGGTATTGATGAAGAGATTTCTTGAGTTCCGCcactctagcccttaattcaCCTTGTTCATTTCTACTTTCTGATAGACTCTTCTCTAGGTTCTCATTTTGTACCTAAGCCTCTCAGAATTTCCTTTCCCATCGGTCGGCTTTGGTCTTTTCCTCTCGAATTTCTTGACGCCGTTGTTCTGAAGTTTTACCTAACCAAGCAGTCCTCAAAGACAGGCGTAGCTTCTTATAATTTGTCTTCAAACTTTCCAAATCTTCCTCAACTTCATTCTTCCTTTTTCGTAACTTTTCTGCCTTTGACTTCTGAACCTCCACATCTGATTTCAGGTGCATTTTTTTCTTCCTCCAACTGCTCAATCTTTTTCCCAAGCTCAAAACTTTTCTTCTCAAAATCCTGTTTTATAATTTCCAACTTTGATGGGGCAACTTGCAATTGTTCCTCCACAGGTCGAGTATCTTCTAAACTTggcctaggaatattatcattgaCTCTTTTCTTAAACCATCCATTGTAttcaggtgtcaccatggaaccaACAGCCAACCTTTTCATCCAGCGAGTTTGCTTCCAAGTATCAGACAGTTCCCAAACCTTCTTCTTATAGTGGTCACCTTTATATGAGAATTCACACTGAGCAAGCCCGTAAGTCATGGGTACAAACTGCTTCGATTTATACTGTCTTAATACCAGCAAAAGAGTATATCCAGTGGCTCCCTGAATTCCTGACAACTGTTCCCAATCAAAGTTCCCACATCGATACAGGATCTCATCAGGAACTATCCAAAAAGCTCTCCACTCTATATCCCCCTCCTTGAGGTTTTGAAGAATTTCCATCCATTTCTCCTCTGAGATATCATTTCTCCTTTACATAGCTACCTCCTCCTTTAATGAGGAGTAACTTTCAGAGAAGACCCGCTAAGAAACCTTGTTCACCTTCCAAAAATGACCATGAAACCACACCAACAAtagctgtgcacatccaataaatctcccttcGCTTGCTTTTCGACACATGCTGAAGGATCTAAACGTCTCGGCCAGTATTGCAGGTACAGGTGTGATTCACTTCTCTAGATGATCGAATAAGTTAGTGACTGCCTCATCCACATGCCTTAAAGCCTTAGGAAAAATCACCAATCCATAGATGCTTAAGGCGAAGATAGCGACCCTCTTCCTTTCATCTAGATTTGTTAAAACCAAATTTCTCAAATTCTCCCAAGGAATACACTTACTATCCCCTTTTTGTTGAATTCGAgcagtgacccaaggctcgctcatccccgAAATAGTCATCAATTTCTTTGCAAAAGTTGGACCATTAAAAAACTTAGCATAAGCTTTTCTAACTTGAACTTTTGGACACTTTAGCAGGGTAGTATATTCCTCCAGGTAGGCACCAAAtccacttccccaaaagtgaaacaattgTAAATAGAATTCCAAAACTGAGCCATAACTCAGAATAGATGCTTGTCCACCTTAATATCGAGCAAGTAGGCTATATCACCATAGATCTGATAGAACAACTGTTTGGTTCCCTCATCCCAACGAGCCCATatatctctcaactcttgcaactcattCTGCATTACATTGATGCGAGTGAATTTCTGCAACTCTGATGTATATCCTTCTACCAAGCTATCCCCTTTCTCTGATTGTAACTTCTCTGACCATGTACGGACGACCGCATTATCCtcaactttatcaagaaattcattctccatgttaaATCTTCTAACGTAGTAATCGAAtacgaatcaacacctcctttagtatgcaatgttaTGCAAAACACAATCTAACCAAAACACAACAAGTCAGTATCaagtattaataataaaatacaagAAAAAACCAAGAATAATCAGAACACAGATATGGGCAACTACTAAGGCTTAACGCAGCTCTACCTAAGGATAGCtcttaaggttcactatatgtggttcggttctaaagagaaggtacctgaaccagcagattcctcaatcctcacccattataggctcatatagatcgagttcagttgaggggaatacatttccttatgaccatgcggagatgaaaatctcacaaaatcgtaggtacagatgtatcccggaagcaatccattagcccatgcggaggtgaaaacctcacgaaagcatagtttcttactcccacttaaaggtataaccacaacggtcatgcaatgcaatgctaTATTATTCCTCAAAACTCGAACCATAACAATCATACAAACAAATACAATcaaaagaatcatgattttcaaaacaaattttcaattctttgacaaaaggacagcaaataatcaattttatggcttgactctcttgttCAGTCCCTAGTGGaatcgccaagctgtcgaaactatttttgaatttgaaagaaatggaaatcaacttttaaaacaaagtgtggagtcgccaccaatcctttttgtttaggtgtgattggatcacctaataaaacattttattccatttaaatcaattttggcctacgtaaatttgagaaaacgggttcgagagccggttacatatgaggaaggattagcaccctcactatgcccaatattggtaccaaattgattaagtactgtccttatgtctaagatttaaaactattttgaaatatggttccttttaaaacatttgaatagctcaagttggtcatcaaaattctcttgtttcaaaggaatacagcatcacaaccagcacgataggacacgatcctttataccttcaaaaacacgataaatttttgacttccaaaagtttatatgttgaaaattacaaaaggatgcccaattattttgTACAatgaaaaaccgaaacccagcacgataaggCACGATTCcttgaatttccaaacattgaacattgccttgttttagaatttagCAAACACAAGTGAAATTCTAAagaaatattcgattattttgaacaaacaggaaatcgaaacccagcatgatagggcacgattccccgcattttcaaacatcaaacattgcctttGTTTTAAGGAATTTTGAAATGAATAATTGTAAAACCAGCTTAAAACGTAtcaatttgacttgaaataaaatggaataattaatctTAAAACAAAAAGTTGCAAATTACAAAGTAACATTTGTAAACAAAAAG is part of the Gossypium arboreum isolate Shixiya-1 chromosome 5, ASM2569848v2, whole genome shotgun sequence genome and harbors:
- the LOC108481531 gene encoding uncharacterized protein LOC108481531 — its product is MNFQAGSGSNPANNSNYPLVPNLDKVTEEENARIESQKQLEEWCKWLEEIFRVMEITYSHHGIDTKDLSLVPDLVLSPKFKMPEFEKYNGTSCPEAHITLFCRRMTGYVNNNQLLIHCFQDSLVGATSKWYNQLSRTRISSLKYLAQAFMKQYSHVTDMTPDRITLQNMEKKSNENFRQYGQRWREVTIQVQLPLLEKETTMLFINNLKAPFITHAGKRHKKLLRHGNDWINDRECNKKRKDRGKGKYQKPRAVTTGSQGSLRQESGTKQNTEKLQFTPIPMSYRELYQSLFNAHVVATFYLKPLQPPYRKWYDANAQYDYHSVVERLIKVGIVKFDNAPSAENQLPNHTDGEVNSISENMGRKIKAEITEVKTPLKWVWKKMVKRGLVISDPERSGRGIESYCEFHHEEGHGIQECEEFRALIQGLMDNNEIEFYEDAKEEGCICTSESTSKGPKVSYPVVIISRPKNKVGIQMAPKVIIQKPVVFSYKDNKRVPWNYDCNVTIPGKESSAKEDQDIGSHTRSGRRYDLVNAQTEPVKGKAPIVEQKKGKAAESE